The following DNA comes from Enterocloster bolteae.
CCCGGAAGGAAACGGCGCTCCGGATAATAGAGCGCATACTGAATCGGCAGCTTCATATCGGGCGTACCTAACTGGGCTATGACAGCCCCATCCTCAAATTCAACCATGGAGTGGATGATGCTGGCCGGCTGTACCACCACCTGCACCTGGTCCATCTCCGCCCCGAACAGCCAGCGGGCTTCCATGACCTCCAACCCCTTGTTGACCATGGTGGAGGAATCTATGGTGATTTTATGCCCCATGGACCAGTTGGGATGCTTTAACGCGTCCTCCAGCCGGACCTTTTCCAGCTGCTCCCTGGTAAATCCCCGGAACGGACCGCCTGAGGCAGTGAGCAGTATTTTGTGAAGGGGATTGCCGGCTGCTCCCTGTAAGCACTGGAATATAGCAGAGTGCTCCGAATCTACCGGCAGCAGCTTCACGCCCTTTTCCCTGGCAAGAGGCATGATGATATGGCCGGCCGTTACCAGGGTTTCCTTGTTGGCCAGGGCAATGTCCTTTCCTGCTTCCATGGCGGCAATGGTGGGACGAATTCCAATCATCCCCACCACGGCCGTCACCACCAGGTCTGCCTCCGGCGTCACGGCTGCCTCCATCAGTCCCTCCATGCCGCTTGCCACCTTCACATCCATATCAGCTACCGCGGCCCGCAGTTCCTTTGCCTTCTCTTCATCCCAGAGACAGGCCAGCCTAGGCTTAAACTCTCGGATTTGTTCCTCCAAAAGCTTTACATTGCTGCCGGCGGCAAGGGCCGTCACCTGGATGTCCTTATTGTATCTCACCACTTCCAATGTCTGGGTGCCGATAGAGCCTGTGGAACCCAGAATTGCAATCTTCTTCATCATAACTTATATTCTCCCTATCCTGAAGAAATACTCAAAAAGCCCATCCTTATTTTAAAAATGTGAGGGCAAAATAAATAGCGGGGGCCGTGAATATCATACTGTCAAACCGGTCCAGGATACCTCCGTGGCCCGGAATCAGATGGCCGTAATCCTTTATGTTGTGGTTTCTCTTAATAGCGGAAGCCGCCAAATCCCCTATCTGGGAAATAACCGCCGCAATGGCGCAGGCAATGGTACAGGCCGCCTGGGGATTATCAAGCTCCGCCATGCTGGCTCCGAAAAGGGATGCATAGATAAAGCCCAGAAGGGCCGCGCCGGCCACGCCTCCCACAGCCCCCTCAATGGATTTCTTGGGGCTCAGGACAGGGGCCAGCTTATGCCTGCCCAAAAGCATGCCTGTACAGTAGGCAAAGGTATCGCAGCCCCAGGAGCTTAAAAATATAAGCCACACCAGGTATGCACCATCGCTCATGTCCCTTGTCTGATACAGAAATGACAGCATGATGGGCACATAGCATACGCCAAAGAACGCGCCCGTCACCTCCTCTGTCTTATACTCAGGGAAGGTAAGCACATAAAAGGCCATCATCGCCATCAGGCAGGCGATAATCATAAGCGTCACATAGCGCTGTCCCTCGAACCACAAAAGTCCATAATAGGAGCAGGCCGTCACATAGCCCACAACAGCCAGGGAACGCCGCTGCATTCCCAGAGCCCTGTAAAGCTCAAATAAACCGATGATGGATATAAGGGCCGTAACGGCATATAGCAGGATTCCTCCCTGCCCAACAATGACAATGGACAGAAGCACCAGTATGATACCGCTGATTAACCGGGTCGTAAACATGGCCTTCTCCTTTCCCTCTCCTTACTTTACAGCGCCGAACCGCCGCTCTCTCTTATTATACTGCACAATGGCTTTTTCTAATTCCTCCTGATTGAAATCCGGCCAGAGACAATCCGTCACCACGATTTCCGTGTAGGCCAGCTGCCACAGCAGGTAATTGGACAGCCGCAGCTCCCCGCTTGTGCGGATTAAAAGGTCCGGGTCCGGCATTCCCGCCGTATCCAGATATGATGCAAACAGCGCCTCATCCACCTGGTCCGGATCCGCCTTTCCAAGGGCGCAGTCTCTTGCCAGCCCGGCCGCCGCCCGGCGGATCTCGTCCCTGCCTCCGTAATTTACCGCTATGACGAAGGTCAGACCTGTGTTATCCTGTGTCTCGGACTCCAGACGGTTTATGCCGTCTATGATATCCCTGTCAAAGCGGCTTCTGTCGCCAATCATCTTTACCCGTACATTATTGGCAGATGCTATCTTTAAAAGCCGCACCATATAGTAGCGGAACAGCTGCATAAGCGCCCCTACTTCCTCCGCGGAACGTTTCCAGTTCTCGGTGGAGAACCCATAGACAGTCAGATACCTGATTCCCATTCTGGCTGCAATCTCAACGGTTTTCTCCACGGTGACACATCCTTCCTTGTGCCCCAGGGTGCGGGGAAGCCCCCGTTTTTTGGCCCAGCGGCCATTTCCGTCCAGTATCAGGGCCACATGCTCCGGTATGATCATATCCTTATTTAATGCCATTCTTTCTCTGCCTTTCTTGTCTAAAAGTAACTTGCCCAAATAATATCCTTATCATGTTATATCTTTCCGGTATCAAAAACAAATTAAGAGGCAGGAGTCCCTCCTGCCTCCCATATTCATTTATCACAGATTACACGGTCATGATTTCCTTGGTCTTTTCTTCCACTGCCTTGTCAACCTTTTCCACCATCTTATCCGTAAGCTTCTGCATCTTCTCGGTCATCTCGGTCAGATCATCCTCAGAAATATCCCCTGCCTTCTCTGCCTTCTTAAAGGCCTCGTTGGCGTCACGGCGGATATTGCGCAGGGCTACCTTTGCATTGTCGCCCTTTTTCTTTACATCCTTGGAAACTTCCTTTCTGCGCTCCTCTGTCATCTCCGGGAACACCAGACGGATACAGTTTCCGTCATTAGTTGGGTTGATGCCCAGTTCAGATGTGAGGATGGCTTTCTCAATTGGCTTAAGAAGGCTCTTCTCCCATGGCTGAATCACAATCATGCGGGCTTCCGGAACAGAAACATTGCCAACCTGCTGGAGGGGTGTGGGGGTGCCGTAATAGTCCACCTTAATCTTGTCCAGCACATGGGGATTGGCACGTCCTGCGCGAATGGTGCCGTAATCAGACAGCAATACATCCAGTGTCTTATTCATCTTGTCCTCATAAACTTTTAATTCTTCCATAAGTTCCTCCTGTTAATGCAGCCTTCCCTGCTGCTTAATAATGTTCGTTTTATTATGCAGTAACGATGGTTCCGTTAATCCGGCCCTGCATGGCGTTTGCAATTCCGTCCTTTTCATTGAGGCTGAACACTGCCATGGGCATCTTATGCTCCATACACATAATAGACGCAGTCAAATCCACCACAGCCAGCTGCCTGTCAATGACTTCCTGTATGGAAATGGTGTCGTACTTCTTTGCCTCCGGGTTCAGCTTCGGATCGCTGTCATACACTCCGTCAATGGCCTTGGCCAACAGGATACAGTCTGCTTCCATCTCAATGGCCCTGAGGGCAATTCCCGTATCTGTGGAGAAATAGGGATGTCCTGTCCCGCCTGCAAAGAATACCACCATACCCTTTTCAAAATACTTATTCGCCCTGTCCTTGGAAAACAGTTTGGTCATGGAACCGCACTCAAAGGGCGTAAGAATCTGTGTCATCATGCCTGCATTCCTGAAAATCTCAGAAACATAAATGCAGTTCATAACAGTGGCCAGCATACCAATCTGGTCCGCCTTTGTCCTGTCAATGGCCTCACTGGTACGGCCTCTCCAGAAATTACCCCCGCCAATGACGATTCCAACCTGTATACCGGCATCTACAGAGAGCTTTACCTGCCTGGCCACTTCCTTCACCGTGTCCTCGTCAAACCCGGTCTTTTTAGGGCCTGCAAGGGCCTCTCCGCTTAACTTTAAGAATACGCGTTTCATCTTCATAAAGATTTTATCTCCTTGTTGCGATATCTGTGGCTATTATAGCATAGTTAGGTCAATTTGCAAAGAAAAAGAAATTATTTATCATTTTTTCCATTTCGTCTAACATTTCATGGTTCTGCCCTTTCTTTTTCCGTTTTTTTACCGCAGGTCACCTGCCCTGTCCTTAAAAAACTCCGCCTTTCTGTTCTCTGCCCGGTTCTCAATATCGCTGATCCCTTCCAGGGATGTCCTGTATTTGGACGGTGTGGTGTGGTAAACCTGCTTGAAGCTGCTAATGAAGGACCGGCAATACAGTGGCAAGGCCATGGGCCGGACGCGTGAAAGCCATCCTGCAGATGGGCTATGCAGGTGAAGGCGCCGGAAAGGCGCTGGCGGATCTGCTGTTCGGAACCGCCTGCCCCGGCGGGAAGCTGGCCGCCACACATCAAAGGCTGCCGCTTTCAATTTCTGATAGCGGCAGCCTCCTTGTTTTCCCCCGATGATATGCTATTTCCCCCTGGTCCCGGGAAACAGGAATCCCAGTACGGCCGCCATGGCCATGGTACACACGATAAGCCCGGAAAACCTGAGAAAATAAAAGTTCGTCAGACGTATAATCCCCGACAGGCCATGGTCCCTGACGCTCCCCATGACTCCGTCAAAAATGGAGGCCCCGGCCCCGTAAATCGTAACGGTAAACCCTTCCTGCCCGAATCCGATAACAGGCCCCAGTATCCCGGCCACATCCAGAGCAACCCCTGCTGCAATACAGACCATCAGGGTTTTCACCACGCCCAGCCCTGTTTTTGCCCACAATACTTCACCAAACATGCAGAACACTCCGCCTGCAATAAAAATCTTAACCAGCTCCATAATTAATTCCCCCATTTTCCAAATGGTAAGGCCGGCTAAATCCGGCCAGCCGCATACATCACAACAACGGACACAACAGCCGCCAGGTATCCTGCAAACAATATGAACAGCCCGTCCTTCACACCCCGCCACAACGCCCGGCCCGCTCCCATGCCCTCTTTCCTGGCTCCGTGAACCGCGTCAGTGATGGCGGACGAGAAGCCTCCCATGGTAATCATGGCTCCCATCCCCCCAAAATCAGTAAGCTTTTGGTAATGGCCTGTTATGGTTGTGACAGAACCAATGGCCGCCAGTGTGAATACGGTTACACTGACAGCAAACAGTTCCGGTACGCCGGCCATGCGGTATGCCATTGTCAGGAAATGGCATAAAAAGCAGATAGCGCCTCCTGTCAGAAATGCGCCTGCATAACGGTTTATCTTCATTTCCACCTCATTTCCTTCTGCTTTTCACAGCAGAAATCGTTCATAAAAGGTAACAGTTCTTGCATTTTCCCAAATCATTGCCTATAATTCCTATATCAGATGACGAATCAGGTTAAAGGAGGCTTCACCATGGAAGACAACACACAGGCCGTACAGACTCTGAGCAAAAAGGACGAGGCTTATGTCCGGATTAAGGACCGCATCATATCCGGCGAATACAAGCCCGGTTCCCTTCTGGTGGAACGCACCCTCAGCGATTCCCTCGACATGAGCCGCACCCCCATACGCGCCGCCCTTATGGACCTGTGCCACACGGGCCTTGCCACCTTTGTCCCCGGCAAGGGCATCTATGTATCTGTCATCGGACGCAGGGACATTGAGGAAATATATGAAATCCGTGCCCTTCTTGATCCGGCCGTTCTCCTGTCCTTCATGAAACAGGCCACCAGGGATCAGATTGCCATGCTCCGCACCTTTGCCGATAACATGCGGGACGCGGTGCGCATGGAAAACACGGGTATGCTCATTGAAAATGATGTCAATTTCCATCAGTACTATACGGATTACTGCGGCAATGCCAGGCTGGCCGACATCATCTGCTCCACCGTGGATCCATTCCACCGCTTCCGCTACATCACCTCGTCGTCCATGAAAATGAACCGCGTATTTGTGGAAGAACATCTTCTGATCATGAAGGCCATAGAGGATAACGACCAGGCAGAGGCAGAGCTTCAGATGAAGGCTCATTACAGTCATTTAAAACGCTATTTAATCCAAAAGCTTACATCGGAGGGGCAGCTTTGACAGGCTGCCCTTCCTTTCGTTTACCTGCATAATCCAGTACTGCGCGCTTAAGGGCCAGTTCCGCCATCATGGCGCAGTGCATGTATTCCGGTTCCAGCCCTCCAAGAGCCGTTGCAATGGCACTGCTGTCTATGGTGTAGGCTTCCAGTACAGGTCTTCCCCTGACCAGGGCTGCGGCTGTCTCAGCACACGCCTTGGACGGAAAACAGGATGTCTCCGTGATTGTGTAGGAGATGGAGGTTATAAGCTCTCTGTCCGCTGAGAAATAGTAGGTCAGCACATCCCTGCAGGAGGGGTCCTGGCAGGCCCCTGTCCCCATGCATGTTTGGGGCTTTCCCCTGTACTCACCCTTAAGGGCTGTTTCTGTTATGTATTCTTTATTCATCCTTCCCGCTCCAGTCCAGTGAACGCCGTACCAGTGTTTCGGCAACATCAATCTTGTAAGCGTTGCCTGAAAGGGGAAGCGCCCCCTCCAGTGCCAGCTTAGCGGCACCCAGTGCCGTCTCCCCGGAAGGTTTCCTTCCAATCAGATACGCTTCCGCCTTTTTCCTTCTCATGGGAACAGGTGCAACAGCGCCCAGCATCATCCTGGCATCTGTAATCACACCGTCATCCAGCACATACCTGTATGCCAGGGCCACCACTGCGAAATCAATGGATTTGCGCAGCCTGAATTTCTCGTATCCTGATATGGTGCCTGCTGCGTCCCATGGAATCTGTATCTCCAGGATAAGCTCCCCCTTAAGCAGGGTGTCGGAAATACGTGTATGGGAGGTCAGAAGCTCCTGCGCCCCCAGAGTCCGCAGGTTTGTGCGGATAACTGCATCCGATGCCAGAAGCGCGGTTGCCATGTCGCTGGGATTCACGGCCAGACAGCCGCAGTTCATGCACCGTCCCGCCTCGCTGTTCAACATGTTGTACGAGTATCCCTTACGGTCTTCCCGGTTCACCCCACGCTCTCCGGCCGGCAGCAGGTCCGGCTCATTGGAGCAGCTGATGTTCCCGCACTCCGGAAGGAAACCTGCCAGCCCCTGGCGGCATTCACCTGTCTCAACAGAAAGTAGCGCTCCCTCCATGTGGCGGTTCATCATGACAGCCGCCTCACGGCCGCCGGCCAGTGCCCTTACAACCGTGGCCGGTCCTGTGGTCACATCGCCGGCGGCAAATATACCCTCCTGGCTGGTGCTGTGGTCCTCACTGGCCTTTATTCTTCCCCGGTCCGTCTCAACCCTGCATACACTGTCCAGGAAGCTCAGGTCAGATCGCTGTCCCACTGCCATAAATACCACATCCGCCTTTTCTTCCATCTGTCTGGCTTCATCGTAGACAGGTGCAAAGCGTCCTTCCCCGTCCAGTGTGGAGACACACGCCTTAAACCGGACGCCTGTTATCCTGTCCTCCTCCGGCGATACGGATTCCTTAAGGATTTCCATGGGGCCCCAGCCGTTCTTAATCTCAATCCCCTCCTCCAGGACCCGTTCTATCTCCTCCCTGCCTGCCGGCATCTGTTCCCTGGATTCCAGGCAGATCATGGTGACCTTTGGCACACCCAGGCGCTTTGCCGTGACAGCCACGTCCACAGCCACATTGCCGCCGCCTACCACCACAACCTCTGAACCGGGCCGCTCATGGATATAGCTGTTTACCTCCACCAGGAAATCCAGGCCGAACCGTGTCAGCTCCTCACCTGAAATTCCGATTAACGGACGCTTCCATGCGCCGGTATCCAGCAGCACACTGTCATTTTCACTGCGTATGGTCTCCAGCTCAATATCCTCTCCCACCTTTGTGTTAAACACAAAACAGACTCCCATGCCTTCCAGGACGGATACAAACTTCTGCACGATTTCCTTTGGCAGGCGGTAGGCCGGGATGGCATAGGCCAGACATCCGCCGGCCTCCTTCATGCGCTCGTACACAGTGACCCCATAACCGCTCTCTCTCAGATAATAGGCTGCTGCCAGTCCGGCGGGACCGGATCCGACAATGGCGGCCCTCTTTCCATTTTCCTGTTTTGGCGCCTTCATGAACCGCTCATGGTGTTCCAGAATATAATCCCCCACATAGCGCTCCACCGCGCCTACATTGACACGCTCATCGTACTGCTCCCTGTTGCATTTTTCCTGACAGAAATGGGCGCATACCCGGCTGGTGATGGCCGGCATGGGATTGGCTCTCAGGATGATGCGGGCCGCCTCGTCCACATCTCCTTCCCTCAGCTTTTCCATATAGGCGGAGATGTCCGTATGGGCCGGACATCCCTGTGTGCACGGAGTCATGCACACCTTGGCTGCCCCAAAGATGGAATGGTACCGGTTCTCCCCCATCATGGCGGAGCAGAGATGTCCCTCTTTTCTGGCACAGTTCACCCGTCCGCCCAGGCTGTCCGGATACCGGTAGTACCAGCACCGCACATCCTGACACAGGTTGCCGCCTATGGTTGCGGTGTTTCTCAGGTTGGGGGATGCCACGCTTTCGGCTGCCTGGGCAATCATGGGATTCTTCTCCTTTACAAGGGCGGAACGTGCAATGGTATTCAGTGTGGTCATTGCCCCTATGAGCAGGCTGCCATGCTCCTCCCGTATATAGTCCAGGCCTTCTATCCCCTTAAGGCTGACCACCCGTTTTGGGTATTCCGGCAGAATTCGGTTTCTCATAAGGTCAATCAGGTCTGTCTCGCCGGCGCAGGCAGCCGTATGCTCCCCCTTTAACAGCTCACTGGCAAGGGTAACGGTTGACGGTTTTATATATTCAAAATTTTTCATTATGCCCTGTCCTCCTTTTCCTTTAACGCTGCAAGTACTTTTGCAGGCAGGTATGGGTATTCCTCCAGTTCAATGCCGCAGGCATTATAGACAGCCATGGTGATGGCCGGCCCGGACGGCGATATGATGGGTTCCCCGATTCCCATTGCCCCAAAGGGGAAGTCACTTTCCCGCCCCTTTGTGGACTCCAGGCACACATGGTCATGAGGCGGCGCCTCGTTGAAGGTTCTGGCCTTGTACTCAATCAGGTTGGGGTTGAGCACCTTATTGTCCCATTTATCCCAGACCGTCTCCTCCCGGATGGCCACGTCCAGCCCCGCGAAGAAGGAGGTCATCTGGTTATAGGCAGCCCTTGGGTTCATGATGGTCCCTGCGTCCGATCCGCCAAAATGGTCGGTTATCTCTATCAGCCCTGTCTCTGTATCCACTGCCACCTCAACGAACTGTACATGCATGATGGTGGCATTGTCGATGCCGGGCCAGTGTCCGGTTCCGCTTAAGCTGTCCGGATATATGAGAATTTCATGAAGGTCGTGTACCTCCTCCGGATTTGACAGGCGCTTAAGCATACCGTCCTTAAAGTCCCAGTCGGATGCCGGTATTCCCAGCCGTTCCTCTGCCAGTTGGAACAGGTTTTTCTTTAAATCCCTGGCTGCCCTCTGGGCGGAGATGCCGCCGGAGTAGGTGCTTCTGGAGGCAATGCTTCCAAAATCCAGAGGTGCTGCGCTGGTGTCCGAAATACTTACCCGCACCCGGTCCACCGGTATGCAAAGTTCCTCTGCCACGATCTTGCGGTATACGTCCCGGACCCCGCTGCCGAATTCCGTCATAACGGTCTGAATCATGACTCCCCCTGCGCTGGTCATGGTCACATTGGTATTGGAGGCCATGCCGCCGATATCCGAGTGTCCTGACAGTCCCATGCCCACGCCGTACCGCCTGCTTCCGTCAGCTCTGCTGGGAATGCCCCATCCCTTGAAGCGGTCTTTCCATCTGAATCCCTCTGCCGCAGCATGGATGGTGTCCTTCCAGTCAGGGGACGCATTGTACTGCCACGGTTCCTTCTGGTTCAATGCATTGTAATACCGCTCTCCGTGACGCAGCACATTCTTCTCATAATACACCACCGGGTCAAGCCCCAGGCCGATGCACGCCCTCATGATTGCCCGGTTTACCAGGGCAGAGGATTCCATGTATCCGTATCCCCTAAAAGATCCGGAGGGAACCTTGTTGGTCACTACCACAGTACCCTTGTACCGCTTGTTATCCGTCTTGCACAGAAGGGGCAGACTGGCCGTGCCCACAGATAGCATGTTTTCCTGGGTGGAGGCACAGACGCCTGCATCCGCATACTGGGTCATCTCAATGGCGGTTGCCAGTCCTTCCCGGTTCACCCCAAGCCTGACATGGGATTTGGTGCACATGCGCGTCTGGTGGCATGCAAAATGTTCTTCTTTTGTATAAGAAAACATCACAGGCCGTCCGGATGCCTTTGCCATGATGGCGGTCAGCACCGGCGGAACCACATTGCCCACAAACAGCTTGGAACCAAAGCTTCCCCCCACACAGGGAGCCACGATGCGCACCCTCTCATAGGGAATGTCCAGGGACGCAGCCACATAAGTCTGGCAGTTGGACGGTGCCGCGATGGATCCGTAGATGGTCAGCATATCATCATTCCACTGTGCAATACACACAGGGGCTTCCGCCGGCATGGCGTTCTGGCCGCTTTTAATCTCCCCGTCCATTTCCACAATGATATCCGCCCGGGCAAATCCTGCTTCCGGATCACCCACCTTAAAATCAAGGTCATCCAGTCCCGGAAAGATAGGGGGCGCTATATTGCCCGGAAACACATCATAGAGCTGGGGCGCGTCCGGCGCCAGCGCTTCATCAATGGTGAATACCGGAGGCAGTTCCTCATACTCCACTTCAATCAGTTCCATGGCATCCAATGCAATGTCCTCTGTGTCCGCCACCACCAGGGCC
Coding sequences within:
- the dxr gene encoding 1-deoxy-D-xylulose-5-phosphate reductoisomerase, with the protein product MMKKIAILGSTGSIGTQTLEVVRYNKDIQVTALAAGSNVKLLEEQIREFKPRLACLWDEEKAKELRAAVADMDVKVASGMEGLMEAAVTPEADLVVTAVVGMIGIRPTIAAMEAGKDIALANKETLVTAGHIIMPLAREKGVKLLPVDSEHSAIFQCLQGAAGNPLHKILLTASGGPFRGFTREQLEKVRLEDALKHPNWSMGHKITIDSSTMVNKGLEVMEARWLFGAEMDQVQVVVQPASIIHSMVEFEDGAVIAQLGTPDMKLPIQYALYYPERRFLPGDRLDFEKLTKISFEVPDMETFRGLKLAYEAGRRGGTLPTVFNAANEMAVAMFLERKINYLAIVDMIEGAMEHHCVKPSPDVAQILEAEQETYDYLSSKWN
- a CDS encoding phosphatidate cytidylyltransferase — encoded protein: MFTTRLISGIILVLLSIVIVGQGGILLYAVTALISIIGLFELYRALGMQRRSLAVVGYVTACSYYGLLWFEGQRYVTLMIIACLMAMMAFYVLTFPEYKTEEVTGAFFGVCYVPIMLSFLYQTRDMSDGAYLVWLIFLSSWGCDTFAYCTGMLLGRHKLAPVLSPKKSIEGAVGGVAGAALLGFIYASLFGASMAELDNPQAACTIACAIAAVISQIGDLAASAIKRNHNIKDYGHLIPGHGGILDRFDSMIFTAPAIYFALTFLK
- a CDS encoding isoprenyl transferase; this translates as MALNKDMIIPEHVALILDGNGRWAKKRGLPRTLGHKEGCVTVEKTVEIAARMGIRYLTVYGFSTENWKRSAEEVGALMQLFRYYMVRLLKIASANNVRVKMIGDRSRFDRDIIDGINRLESETQDNTGLTFVIAVNYGGRDEIRRAAAGLARDCALGKADPDQVDEALFASYLDTAGMPDPDLLIRTSGELRLSNYLLWQLAYTEIVVTDCLWPDFNQEELEKAIVQYNKRERRFGAVK
- the frr gene encoding ribosome recycling factor, with the translated sequence MEELKVYEDKMNKTLDVLLSDYGTIRAGRANPHVLDKIKVDYYGTPTPLQQVGNVSVPEARMIVIQPWEKSLLKPIEKAILTSELGINPTNDGNCIRLVFPEMTEERRKEVSKDVKKKGDNAKVALRNIRRDANEAFKKAEKAGDISEDDLTEMTEKMQKLTDKMVEKVDKAVEEKTKEIMTV
- the pyrH gene encoding UMP kinase, with translation MKMKRVFLKLSGEALAGPKKTGFDEDTVKEVARQVKLSVDAGIQVGIVIGGGNFWRGRTSEAIDRTKADQIGMLATVMNCIYVSEIFRNAGMMTQILTPFECGSMTKLFSKDRANKYFEKGMVVFFAGGTGHPYFSTDTGIALRAIEMEADCILLAKAIDGVYDSDPKLNPEAKKYDTISIQEVIDRQLAVVDLTASIMCMEHKMPMAVFSLNEKDGIANAMQGRINGTIVTA
- a CDS encoding SpoVA/SpoVAEb family sporulation membrane protein, whose translation is MELVKIFIAGGVFCMFGEVLWAKTGLGVVKTLMVCIAAGVALDVAGILGPVIGFGQEGFTVTIYGAGASIFDGVMGSVRDHGLSGIIRLTNFYFLRFSGLIVCTMAMAAVLGFLFPGTRGK
- a CDS encoding SpoVA/SpoVAEb family sporulation membrane protein — translated: MKINRYAGAFLTGGAICFLCHFLTMAYRMAGVPELFAVSVTVFTLAAIGSVTTITGHYQKLTDFGGMGAMITMGGFSSAITDAVHGARKEGMGAGRALWRGVKDGLFILFAGYLAAVVSVVVMYAAGRI
- a CDS encoding GntR family transcriptional regulator; translated protein: MEDNTQAVQTLSKKDEAYVRIKDRIISGEYKPGSLLVERTLSDSLDMSRTPIRAALMDLCHTGLATFVPGKGIYVSVIGRRDIEEIYEIRALLDPAVLLSFMKQATRDQIAMLRTFADNMRDAVRMENTGMLIENDVNFHQYYTDYCGNARLADIICSTVDPFHRFRYITSSSMKMNRVFVEEHLLIMKAIEDNDQAEAELQMKAHYSHLKRYLIQKLTSEGQL
- a CDS encoding iron-sulfur cluster scaffold-like protein produces the protein MNKEYITETALKGEYRGKPQTCMGTGACQDPSCRDVLTYYFSADRELITSISYTITETSCFPSKACAETAAALVRGRPVLEAYTIDSSAIATALGGLEPEYMHCAMMAELALKRAVLDYAGKRKEGQPVKAAPPM
- a CDS encoding FAD-dependent oxidoreductase: MKNFEYIKPSTVTLASELLKGEHTAACAGETDLIDLMRNRILPEYPKRVVSLKGIEGLDYIREEHGSLLIGAMTTLNTIARSALVKEKNPMIAQAAESVASPNLRNTATIGGNLCQDVRCWYYRYPDSLGGRVNCARKEGHLCSAMMGENRYHSIFGAAKVCMTPCTQGCPAHTDISAYMEKLREGDVDEAARIILRANPMPAITSRVCAHFCQEKCNREQYDERVNVGAVERYVGDYILEHHERFMKAPKQENGKRAAIVGSGPAGLAAAYYLRESGYGVTVYERMKEAGGCLAYAIPAYRLPKEIVQKFVSVLEGMGVCFVFNTKVGEDIELETIRSENDSVLLDTGAWKRPLIGISGEELTRFGLDFLVEVNSYIHERPGSEVVVVGGGNVAVDVAVTAKRLGVPKVTMICLESREQMPAGREEIERVLEEGIEIKNGWGPMEILKESVSPEEDRITGVRFKACVSTLDGEGRFAPVYDEARQMEEKADVVFMAVGQRSDLSFLDSVCRVETDRGRIKASEDHSTSQEGIFAAGDVTTGPATVVRALAGGREAAVMMNRHMEGALLSVETGECRQGLAGFLPECGNISCSNEPDLLPAGERGVNREDRKGYSYNMLNSEAGRCMNCGCLAVNPSDMATALLASDAVIRTNLRTLGAQELLTSHTRISDTLLKGELILEIQIPWDAAGTISGYEKFRLRKSIDFAVVALAYRYVLDDGVITDARMMLGAVAPVPMRRKKAEAYLIGRKPSGETALGAAKLALEGALPLSGNAYKIDVAETLVRRSLDWSGKDE
- a CDS encoding xanthine dehydrogenase family protein molybdopterin-binding subunit, whose amino-acid sequence is MNQDYKVVGREIKRIIADDIVTGKAVFTDDLRVTGMVYGKVLRSPYPHARITRIDVDRAKACDGVHAVVTYKDIPDNIYITNQMTPAPHYRPLNETVRFVGDPVALVVADTEDIALDAMELIEVEYEELPPVFTIDEALAPDAPQLYDVFPGNIAPPIFPGLDDLDFKVGDPEAGFARADIIVEMDGEIKSGQNAMPAEAPVCIAQWNDDMLTIYGSIAAPSNCQTYVAASLDIPYERVRIVAPCVGGSFGSKLFVGNVVPPVLTAIMAKASGRPVMFSYTKEEHFACHQTRMCTKSHVRLGVNREGLATAIEMTQYADAGVCASTQENMLSVGTASLPLLCKTDNKRYKGTVVVTNKVPSGSFRGYGYMESSALVNRAIMRACIGLGLDPVVYYEKNVLRHGERYYNALNQKEPWQYNASPDWKDTIHAAAEGFRWKDRFKGWGIPSRADGSRRYGVGMGLSGHSDIGGMASNTNVTMTSAGGVMIQTVMTEFGSGVRDVYRKIVAEELCIPVDRVRVSISDTSAAPLDFGSIASRSTYSGGISAQRAARDLKKNLFQLAEERLGIPASDWDFKDGMLKRLSNPEEVHDLHEILIYPDSLSGTGHWPGIDNATIMHVQFVEVAVDTETGLIEITDHFGGSDAGTIMNPRAAYNQMTSFFAGLDVAIREETVWDKWDNKVLNPNLIEYKARTFNEAPPHDHVCLESTKGRESDFPFGAMGIGEPIISPSGPAITMAVYNACGIELEEYPYLPAKVLAALKEKEDRA